A single Rattus norvegicus strain BN/NHsdMcwi chromosome 5, GRCr8, whole genome shotgun sequence DNA region contains:
- the Cep104 gene encoding centrosomal protein of 104 kDa isoform X4 has product MVERCRIRKLQLLAHQYMISSKVEFYISESLPEYLVPYQAERFRRLGYVSLCDNEKTGCKARELKSVYVDAVGQFLKLIFHQNHANKYNVYNQVALVAINIIGDPADLGDESNTTCREKLIDHYLGHSPHNPEDPALDGTFAGRSDYISPLDDLAFDMYQDPEVAQIIRRLDERKREAAKKERYDHAKKLKQAIADLQKVGERLGRYEVEKRRAVEKEDYDLAKEKKQQMARYRAQVYEQLELHGLLQGEPEMQRPFALPLQPLASPSSPQHWKAVSSLPRTEELAAEDTCAGPILQEKPLASSPRHSAVDRSPPAAGPAPRSHVEALPYDERPLPVTRKQLEEPSAEPEVREADSDVRRRGVSAEPEPLTEKALREASSAIDTLGEALVAGAYSKMWSCREDALLALYKRLMEMPVGTQKEDLKNMLRASVFLIRRAIKDIVTSVFQASLKLLKMIITQYIPKHKLGKLDTTYCVERAIPLLLARTGDSSARLRVMALNFIQEMALFKEVRSLQLIPSYLVQPLKTNASVHLAMSQVDLLARLLRDLGTEGSGFTVDNVMKFAVSALEHRVYEVRETAVRIILDMYRQHPALTLEHLPPDDSTTRRNLLYKAIFEGFAKIDGRPTEAEGKTQKRVVTKEAEKQKKEETKALQGLSAAPRETQAGVQEKENEAVKLKNQDPQGRKAAPPDTPEIPDNHYLDNLCIFCGERNESFTEEGLDLHYWKHCLMLTRCDHCRQVVEISSLTEHLLTECDKRDGFGKCPRCSEAVPKEELPRHIKTKECNPAKSEKVANRCPLCHENFAPGEEAWKVHLMGSAGCTMNLRKTHILCKAPAPQQGKGPMASKSGTSAPKVGSKIPTPKGGLSKSSSRTHTRR; this is encoded by the exons ATGGTGGAGCGGTGCAGAATAAGGAAGCTGCAGCTGCTGGCTCACCAGTACATGATCTCCAGCAAAGTCGAGTTCTACATCAGTGAGAGCCTGCCCGAGTACTTGGTGCCATACCAAGCAGAGCGCTTCCGCAGACTGGG CTATGTCTCCCTCTGTGACAATGAAAAGACAGGCTGCAAAGCCCGGGAACTCAAGTCTGTTTATGTGGACGCTGTGGGGCAGTTTCTTAAACTCATTTTTCACCAAAACCACGCCAACAAGTACAACGTATATAATCag GTGGCTTTGGTTGCAATAAATATCATTGGAGACCCTGCAGATTTGGGCGATGAAAGCAATACT ACCTGTAGGGAGAAGCTGATCGACCACTACCTGGGCCACAGTCCCCACAATCCTGAGGACCCAGCCCTAGATGGAACTTTTGCTGG GAGATCTGATTATATCTCTCCACTCGATGACTTGGCGTTTGACATGTACCAAGACCCTGAAGTCGCCCAGATCATCCGCAGGCTGGATGAAAGGAAGCGGGAAGCAGCCAAGAAGGAGCGCTATGACCATGCAAAGAAACTGAAGCAAGCCATCGCTGACTTGCAGAAG GTCGGTGAGCGCCTCGGGCGCTATGAGGTGGAGAAGCGCCGTGCGGTGGAGAAGGAAGACTATGACCTGGCCAAGGAGAAGAAACAGCAGATGGCTCGCTACCGTGCCCAGGTGTACGAGCAGCTGGAGCTACATGGCCTTCTGCAGGGCGAGCCAGAG ATGCAGAGACCGTTCGCCCTGCCCCTCCAGCCCCTTGCATCTCCCAGcagtccccagcactggaaggcaGTGTCCTCACTCCCTCGCACAGAAGAGCTGGCAGCTGAAGACACATGTGCTGGCCCCATCCtccaggagaagcccttggcatCTTCTCCTCGGCATTCAGCAGTGGATCGGTCCCCACCTGCTGCAGGCCCTGCCCCAAGGAGCCAT GTGGAAGCCCTGCCCTATGATGAACGGCCTCTTCCTGTCACTCGCAAGCAGTTGGAGGAACCATCTGCAGAGCCAGAAGTGAGAGAGGCAGACAGTGATGTCCGGAGACGGGGTGTCTCAGCGGAGCCAGAGCCCTTGACAGAGAAGGCTTTGAGAGAAGCCAGCTCTGCCATCGACACCTTAGGCGAAGCCTTG GTGGCTGGGGCCTATTCTAAGATGTGGTCCTGCCGAGAAGATGCACTGCTGGCATTGTACAAGAGGCTGATGGAGATGCCTGTTGGAACCCAGAAGGAAGATTTGAAAAACATGCTCAGAGCATCTGTCTTTCTCATCAGAAGAGCCATAAAGGACATTGTAACCTCA GTCTTTCAGGCTTCACTGAAACTGCTGAAGATGATAATTACACAGTATATTCCCAAGCACAAGCTGGGCAAACTTGACACAACGTACTGTGTGGAGAGAGCTATCCCCCTTTTACTTGCCAGAACTGGAGACTCCTCTGCCCGCCTCCGTGTCATGGCCTTGAATTTCATCCAG GAAATGGCCTTGTTTAAGGAGGTGAGGTCTCTCCAGCTCATTCCGTCTTACTTGGTGCAGCCGCTGAAGACCAATGCTTCCGTTCATCTGGCAATGAGCCAGGTGGACCTCCTGGCCCGGCTGCTGAGAGACCTGGGCACTGAGGGCTCAGGCTTCACCGTGGACAATGTGATGAAG TTTGCAGTGAGCGCCCTGGAGCACAGGGTATATGAGGTGCGAGAGACAGCAGTCAGAATCATTCTGGACATGTACAGACAGCACCCAGCCCTCACCCTGGAGCACCTTCCTCCAGACGACAGCACCACACGCAGGAACCTTCTCTACAAAGCCATATTTGAGGGGTTTGCTAAGATAGATGGCAGGCCGACCgaggctgaaggaaag accCAGAAAAGAGTAGTcacaaaagaagcagaaaaacaaaagaaagaagagacgAAGGCTCTACAGGGCCTGTCAGCAGCACCAAGAGAGACCCAGGCTGGAGTCCAG GAGAAGGAGAATGAGGCTGTGAAGCTCAAGAATCAAG ACCCTCAAGGAAGGAAAGCTGCCCCACCTGACACTCCAGAAATCCCAGATAACCACTATTTGGATAA TCTGTGCATCTTTTGTGGGGAGAGGAATGAGTCCTTCACAGAAGAGGGCCTGGACCTCCACTACTGGAAACACTGCCTCATGCTGACCAGATGCGACCACTGCAGGCAG GTGGTTGAGATATCCAGCCTGACTGAACACCTGCTGACAGAGTGTGACAAAAGGGACGGGTTTGGGAAGTGCCCCCGCTGCAGTGAGGCTGTCCCCAAGGAGGAGCTTCCTAGGCACATCAAAACTAAGGAATGCAACC CTGCCAAGTCGGAGAAGGTGGCAAACCGCTGTCCCCTGTGTCATGAGAACTTTGCTCCTGGAGAAGAG GCATGGAAGGTTCATCTGATGGGCTCTGCTGGCTGCACAATGAACCTGCGCAAGACACACATTCTCTGCAAGGCTCCAGCCCCGCAGCAAG GGAAAGGCCCAATGGCGTCGAAGTCAGGCACCTCAGCACCCAAGGTTGGAAGCAAGATCCCCACCCCAAAGGGAGGCCTCAGTAAGAGTTCCAGCAGGACACACACAAGACGGTGA